In one window of Microbacterium dextranolyticum DNA:
- a CDS encoding methyltransferase domain-containing protein, which produces MSAGLGRRDADLRELMDDPQCDPARLRRTLQRFDIVNRLVSGWGDVYRRHVRPLARERGGRLTVLDIGCGGGDVLRRLSAAAARDGISLEGVGIDPDARALEVARRRPVDGVTFRQAHSADLVAEGERGGRQFDVVISNHLLHHLDDAQLRGLLADSASLSTALVVHSDISRSRLAYAAYAAGITPLAPGSFLRTDGLRSIRRSWTPGELAARLPEGWTVEHGGRFRLLVTRRSPA; this is translated from the coding sequence ATGAGCGCCGGGCTCGGGCGGCGCGACGCGGACCTGCGCGAACTGATGGACGACCCCCAGTGCGATCCCGCGCGGCTGCGCCGGACCCTCCAGCGCTTCGACATCGTGAACCGGCTGGTCTCGGGCTGGGGCGATGTGTACCGCCGCCACGTGCGCCCGCTTGCCCGCGAGCGCGGTGGCCGCCTCACCGTGCTGGACATCGGGTGCGGGGGCGGCGACGTGCTGCGACGGCTGTCCGCCGCCGCAGCACGGGATGGGATCTCGCTCGAGGGCGTCGGCATCGACCCCGACGCCCGGGCGCTCGAGGTGGCGCGACGCCGTCCCGTGGACGGTGTCACCTTCCGTCAGGCGCACAGCGCCGACCTCGTCGCGGAGGGGGAGCGCGGCGGTCGCCAGTTCGACGTCGTGATCTCGAACCACCTGCTGCACCACCTCGACGATGCACAGCTGCGCGGTCTACTCGCTGATTCGGCGTCGTTGAGCACGGCGCTCGTGGTGCATTCCGACATCTCCCGGTCGCGTCTCGCATACGCCGCCTACGCCGCGGGAATCACCCCGCTCGCACCGGGCAGCTTCCTGCGGACGGACGGCCTGCGCTCCATCCGGCGCAGCTGGACACCCGGCGAGCTCGCCGCACGTCTGCCGGAGGGCTGGACCGTCGAGCACGGCGGTCGATTCCGTCTGCTCGTGACCCGCCGGAGCCCGGCATGA
- a CDS encoding nitroreductase family protein has protein sequence MSSVITHTADTASPILDVLAERWSTRIFDATTPIDEDALSSALEAARWAPSASNTQPWRFVVARRGSAAHAQIVGALMGFNQSWAADAAALVVFAAAASLDGKPLPWAAYDTGQAAAHFTVQAHASGLHTHQMGGFDRDAIGAAFGFGDDLAAVTVMAVGALGDIDTAPEALRERELAPRTRRPIAESLLLDD, from the coding sequence ATGAGTTCTGTCATCACCCACACCGCCGACACCGCGTCGCCCATCCTCGACGTCCTCGCCGAGCGCTGGAGCACCCGGATCTTCGACGCAACCACGCCGATCGACGAAGATGCCCTGTCGAGCGCGCTCGAAGCCGCGCGGTGGGCTCCGTCCGCGAGCAACACGCAGCCGTGGCGCTTCGTCGTGGCCCGCCGCGGGTCTGCCGCGCACGCGCAGATCGTCGGCGCGCTCATGGGCTTCAACCAGTCGTGGGCCGCGGATGCCGCTGCGCTCGTCGTCTTCGCCGCCGCGGCATCCCTCGACGGCAAGCCGCTGCCGTGGGCCGCGTACGACACCGGCCAGGCCGCTGCGCACTTCACCGTCCAGGCACACGCGTCGGGACTGCACACGCACCAGATGGGCGGTTTCGACCGCGACGCGATCGGTGCGGCGTTCGGCTTCGGCGACGACCTCGCGGCGGTGACGGTCATGGCCGTCGGCGCTCTCGGCGACATCGACACGGCCCCCGAGGCCCTGCGCGAGCGCGAACTCGCCCCGCGCACACGGCGCCCGATCGCCGAGTCGCTCCTTCTCGACGACTGA
- a CDS encoding type III polyketide synthase: MAEHSAPPRPASGSGFPPAGGDRPIGERRTAAIIGIGTAVPPTRLAQDAVRDLFAVQPGADRLTRRLIGAAFDQSSIATRHSVLPELATTAGPGDTADAPAGSAFVDAGDRRILSPPTGVRNDVYVREAPGLFAAAARDALARSQTDASAVTHVVTASCTGFFAPGPDFRLVRDLGLRTTVSREHLGFLGCAAALPALRSAARICAAEPDAVVLVVCAELCTIHVRASTDPDQIVSSAVFADGAAAAVVTAASDPTTPRIDLDRFATAITDEGESAMGWTIGDHGFEMTLTAEVPRIVGREVRAALAPVAGDLLPASGGGADEHRQSSAAEAAEASSAQAVWAVHPGGRSILDRVESACALAPGALRHSREVLRDYGNMSSATIVFILQRLLDDPSAVDGAPLVAVAFAPGLTVESARMTVRTGIRQGAHETDAAAPARPYVADGSRTRADAVAVR, encoded by the coding sequence ATGGCCGAGCACTCCGCACCCCCGCGCCCCGCGTCGGGATCCGGATTTCCGCCGGCGGGCGGCGACCGCCCGATCGGTGAGCGGCGCACGGCCGCGATCATCGGGATCGGAACCGCCGTCCCGCCCACCCGGCTGGCCCAGGATGCGGTGCGCGATCTGTTCGCGGTGCAGCCCGGAGCCGACCGACTGACCCGGCGTCTGATCGGCGCGGCGTTCGACCAGTCCTCGATCGCCACGCGGCACAGCGTGCTGCCCGAGCTGGCGACCACCGCAGGCCCCGGCGACACCGCGGATGCGCCCGCCGGTTCAGCCTTCGTCGACGCCGGCGACCGGCGCATCCTGTCTCCGCCGACCGGCGTCCGCAACGACGTCTACGTGCGCGAAGCACCGGGCCTCTTCGCCGCCGCGGCCCGTGACGCGCTCGCGCGGTCGCAGACGGATGCCTCCGCCGTCACCCACGTCGTGACCGCGTCGTGCACCGGGTTCTTCGCGCCCGGCCCCGACTTTCGCCTGGTGCGCGACCTGGGCCTGCGCACGACCGTCTCGCGCGAGCATCTCGGGTTCCTCGGGTGCGCCGCCGCCCTGCCGGCGCTGCGTTCGGCCGCACGGATCTGTGCCGCAGAACCGGACGCCGTCGTCCTCGTCGTCTGCGCCGAGTTGTGCACGATCCATGTGCGCGCCTCGACCGATCCCGACCAGATCGTGTCGTCGGCGGTCTTCGCCGACGGGGCCGCCGCCGCGGTCGTGACGGCGGCATCCGACCCCACGACACCCCGGATCGACCTCGACCGGTTCGCGACCGCGATCACCGACGAGGGCGAGTCGGCCATGGGCTGGACGATCGGCGACCACGGTTTCGAGATGACCCTCACCGCCGAGGTGCCGCGGATCGTCGGGCGAGAGGTTCGGGCCGCGCTCGCGCCCGTCGCCGGCGATCTGCTGCCTGCCTCGGGCGGTGGCGCGGACGAGCATCGGCAGTCTTCGGCGGCGGAGGCGGCGGAGGCTTCGAGCGCGCAGGCCGTGTGGGCGGTGCACCCGGGTGGGCGCAGCATCCTCGACCGTGTCGAGTCGGCGTGCGCTCTGGCCCCCGGCGCGCTCCGCCACTCGCGCGAGGTGCTGCGCGACTACGGCAACATGTCGTCCGCCACGATCGTGTTCATCCTGCAACGGCTCCTGGACGACCCGAGCGCGGTCGACGGCGCCCCGCTCGTCGCGGTCGCCTTCGCGCCGGGGCTGACCGTCGAGTCGGCGCGGATGACGGTGCGCACCGGCATCCGGCAGGGTGCACACGAGACGGATGCCGCGGCGCCCGCCCGCCCATACGTCGCCGACGGTTCACGCACCCGTGCAGACGCGGTCGCCGTGCGATGA
- a CDS encoding response regulator transcription factor has translation MVAEAISLEAGHDSRTPRGPRWVLAGMVAARWSGDFATAESLSPRLASVPTGAGIRAQLFDEAHQLDRPGQIALQRGITELLVGRTGAAVELFAQAHRAGGEPPFRHFAGVNAAANAAMLAAIDGHDVVAETWLRRAGPLESLPEWCRDLVGLGSVVASTVLAADALDLATAEELAARLENAGDRFELWPFQLYALTQVDLAAGRPVRAYTRLKQAGFERNLTIATEAIADHVVFRAYLDTLIAGGEGGLVLRLAERLGTPLRSLVPIARTRLLAGADLGAARVAARGMRRVLMPKRDLWESAVVHAVARMRLGDAEAARRSFHIVVTDDPRSLPSILARQRAQDVEDLYALTGADAPDVPRYSAPVPLDASVAALTPRELGVLQHIVDGLSVAQIAAADVTSEHTVRTHIKRIYRKLGVSGRQEAIARANQDGIVRWEHQDGRMGTRV, from the coding sequence GTGGTCGCGGAGGCGATCTCCCTCGAAGCCGGCCATGACTCGAGAACTCCGCGGGGTCCCCGCTGGGTGCTGGCGGGCATGGTCGCCGCGCGCTGGAGCGGGGACTTCGCGACCGCGGAGTCCCTTTCTCCGCGGCTCGCGTCCGTCCCGACCGGCGCCGGCATCCGGGCGCAGCTGTTCGACGAGGCGCACCAGCTCGATCGTCCCGGCCAGATCGCCCTGCAGCGAGGCATCACCGAACTTCTCGTCGGCCGGACCGGCGCAGCCGTGGAGCTCTTCGCTCAGGCCCACCGCGCGGGCGGAGAGCCTCCCTTCCGTCATTTCGCCGGTGTGAACGCCGCAGCCAACGCCGCAATGCTGGCGGCGATCGACGGACACGATGTGGTCGCCGAGACCTGGTTGAGGCGCGCTGGACCGCTGGAGAGTCTTCCTGAGTGGTGCCGCGACCTCGTGGGGCTGGGATCCGTGGTGGCATCCACTGTGCTCGCGGCCGATGCGCTGGATCTCGCGACGGCGGAGGAGCTGGCGGCGCGTCTGGAGAACGCGGGGGACCGCTTCGAGCTCTGGCCGTTCCAGCTGTACGCGCTCACCCAGGTCGATCTCGCCGCCGGTAGACCGGTTCGCGCCTACACCCGGCTCAAGCAGGCCGGATTCGAGCGCAACCTCACCATCGCCACCGAGGCCATCGCCGATCACGTGGTCTTCCGCGCCTATCTGGACACGCTGATCGCCGGCGGCGAGGGCGGACTCGTCTTGAGGCTCGCCGAGCGGCTCGGCACGCCGCTGCGCTCTCTCGTCCCGATCGCTCGGACGCGCCTCCTCGCCGGCGCCGACCTGGGCGCGGCGCGCGTCGCCGCGCGGGGGATGCGGCGGGTGCTCATGCCGAAGCGCGATCTGTGGGAGTCGGCTGTCGTGCACGCGGTCGCCCGCATGCGGCTCGGTGATGCGGAGGCCGCCCGGCGCTCCTTCCACATCGTCGTGACCGACGATCCCCGGTCGCTGCCGTCGATCCTCGCTCGGCAGCGTGCCCAAGACGTCGAAGACCTCTACGCGCTGACCGGCGCCGACGCGCCGGATGTGCCGCGCTACTCGGCCCCGGTGCCGCTGGACGCGAGTGTGGCCGCGCTCACGCCGCGCGAGCTCGGAGTGCTGCAGCACATCGTCGACGGGCTGAGTGTCGCGCAGATCGCCGCCGCCGACGTCACGTCCGAGCACACCGTGCGCACGCACATCAAACGGATCTATCGAAAGCTCGGTGTCTCGGGGCGGCAGGAGGCCATCGCGCGAGCCAACCAGGACGGTATCGTGCGCTGGGAGCATCAGGACGGACGGATGGGCACCCGTGTGTAG
- the rraA gene encoding ribonuclease E activity regulator RraA, which produces MTTIATADLYDERAGEVDSLALQLHDLGGRIAFDGPVRTIRCHRDNALVKATLASPGNGAVLVIDGGGSLESALVGDIIAASAVAHGWAGLIVHGAVRDRAAIADLPLGVKALGSNPRTSAKEGIGEVDVPVEIAGVVFRPGAHVWADADGVLVER; this is translated from the coding sequence ATGACCACCATCGCCACGGCCGACCTGTACGATGAGCGCGCGGGCGAGGTCGACTCGCTCGCCCTGCAGCTGCACGATCTCGGGGGCCGTATCGCGTTCGACGGGCCTGTTCGCACGATCCGCTGCCACCGAGACAACGCCCTCGTGAAGGCGACACTCGCCTCGCCCGGAAACGGAGCCGTCCTCGTCATCGACGGCGGAGGCTCGCTGGAGTCGGCCCTGGTCGGCGACATCATCGCGGCATCCGCCGTCGCCCACGGGTGGGCGGGACTCATCGTGCACGGCGCGGTCCGCGACCGCGCGGCGATCGCGGACCTGCCCCTCGGGGTCAAGGCGCTCGGCTCCAATCCGCGCACCAGTGCGAAGGAGGGCATCGGCGAGGTCGACGTGCCCGTCGAGATCGCGGGAGTCGTCTTCCGCCCGGGTGCGCACGTCTGGGCCGACGCCGACGGGGTGCTCGTCGAACGATAG
- a CDS encoding VOC family protein translates to MIAFTGAFSGFSVDDVDAAEAFYRDRLGLDVVRNEMGILEIALPGGGRVIAYPKPDHASAVFTVLNLTVADIDAAVDALNEAGVVTKIYDDPDDGTDARGVSRGRGPDIAWFRDPAGNVLSVIVPV, encoded by the coding sequence ATGATCGCGTTCACCGGTGCCTTCTCCGGATTCTCGGTCGACGACGTCGATGCCGCGGAGGCCTTCTACCGCGACCGGTTGGGCCTCGACGTGGTTCGCAACGAGATGGGCATTCTGGAGATCGCCCTCCCGGGCGGCGGTCGCGTCATCGCCTATCCGAAGCCCGATCACGCGTCGGCCGTGTTCACGGTGCTGAACCTGACGGTCGCCGACATCGACGCCGCCGTGGACGCGCTCAACGAGGCGGGCGTCGTGACCAAGATCTACGACGATCCCGACGACGGCACGGATGCCCGGGGCGTGTCCCGCGGCCGCGGGCCCGACATCGCGTGGTTCCGTGACCCGGCCGGCAACGTGCTGTCGGTGATCGTTCCGGTCTGA